One part of the Paenibacillus silvisoli genome encodes these proteins:
- the udk gene encoding uridine kinase — translation MLIIGIAGGTGSGKTTVARSVIDHHGSDKVTFISQDNYYKDHPHLSMAERGLLNYDHPLVFDNDLLIEHLKMLKAGQTAYAPIYDFTMHARFADKTEKLMPYNIIIIEGLHVLSDENLRAMLDIKVFVDTDPDVRILRRVLRDIEERGRSIQSVHDQYLQTVKPMHEAFIEPSKKYADIIIPEGGQNEVGIRLLSILTEKYLDAERSF, via the coding sequence ATGCTTATCATCGGAATCGCGGGCGGCACGGGATCGGGGAAAACGACGGTCGCACGCTCGGTCATTGACCATCACGGATCTGACAAGGTGACGTTTATATCGCAGGACAACTATTACAAAGACCATCCCCATCTTTCGATGGCTGAACGCGGGTTGTTGAACTACGATCACCCGCTCGTGTTCGACAACGACCTGCTGATCGAGCATTTGAAAATGCTGAAGGCCGGACAGACCGCATACGCCCCAATATACGATTTCACGATGCATGCCCGGTTCGCGGACAAGACCGAGAAGCTGATGCCTTACAACATCATCATTATCGAAGGCCTTCACGTTCTATCCGACGAGAATCTTCGGGCGATGCTCGATATTAAAGTGTTCGTCGATACCGATCCGGACGTGCGTATTTTGCGCCGCGTGCTGCGCGACATCGAAGAGCGCGGCCGGTCGATTCAATCCGTTCACGATCAATATTTGCAAACCGTCAAGCCGATGCACGAGGCATTCATCGAACCGTCCAAAAAATACGCCGACATCATTATTCCGGAAGGCGGACAGAACGAGGTCGGCATCCGGCTGCTTTCCATTTTGACGGAGAAGTATTTAGATGCTGAA